Proteins encoded by one window of Chryseobacterium sp. POL2:
- a CDS encoding M23 family metallopeptidase, with amino-acid sequence MKNRTTIITLTILLLTGGYSMAQFNTLMPTKPHKTEDFKIMETPKEENSNQKKEKKSWKEIFNITPKSELKNETESSMKMLTSQIDSLKTMLKNYHNGNNQSNVDYKKMKDSLFELMQNFQPEKKQEKDFETTFEGLRKNISMPLRNRISVTSPYGTRMHPIFGTAKMHNGIDLKANYEDVHAVLDGIITEAGWDSKGGGNYIKIKHFNRFETSYLHLSEIYYKVGEKVRAGFIIGKSGNTGNSTGPHLHFAVKEFGQSINPYHFLNDLNKANNLIATYYAN; translated from the coding sequence ATGAAAAATAGAACGACAATAATAACATTAACAATTCTCCTTTTAACAGGCGGTTATTCCATGGCTCAATTCAATACGCTGATGCCGACAAAACCACACAAAACGGAAGACTTTAAAATTATGGAAACCCCAAAAGAGGAGAATTCCAACCAAAAAAAGGAGAAAAAATCGTGGAAAGAAATCTTCAACATCACCCCAAAATCGGAACTGAAAAACGAAACCGAAAGTTCAATGAAGATGTTAACGAGTCAAATCGACTCTCTAAAGACGATGCTTAAAAACTACCATAATGGAAACAATCAAAGTAACGTGGACTACAAAAAGATGAAAGATTCACTATTTGAACTGATGCAAAATTTTCAACCCGAAAAAAAGCAGGAAAAGGATTTTGAAACCACCTTTGAAGGTTTACGGAAAAATATCTCAATGCCTTTGCGCAATAGAATTAGCGTGACTTCGCCTTACGGAACAAGGATGCATCCAATTTTCGGCACTGCAAAAATGCACAACGGAATTGACCTCAAAGCCAACTACGAAGATGTTCACGCCGTGCTTGATGGAATCATTACCGAAGCAGGTTGGGATTCCAAAGGCGGTGGAAACTACATCAAAATCAAACATTTCAACCGATTTGAAACCTCCTATCTCCACCTCTCCGAAATCTACTACAAAGTCGGAGAAAAAGTCAGGGCGGGCTTCATCATCGGGAAAAGTGGAAACACAGGGAACTCTACCGGACCGCACCTGCATTTTGCAGTAAAGGAGTTTGGACAAAGCATCAATCCCTACCATTTCTTAAACGACCTAAACAAAGCAAACAATTTAATAGCAACCTACTATGCAAACTGA
- a CDS encoding type IV secretion system DNA-binding domain-containing protein produces MQEQQHQIKIYGFLQKAVYAVVALDCASLFYLDADIPIVSNLLKNFSKMSFFYPPINAKFATLILIGLVAVGTKAKKKKDLNIATEIVIPMILGLLMIFSSLVWQNEAGNSKLPKIFPALNLYQVIYAVLSFLGAVILQMGADAISKLMQQKMGKDRWNVEEESFAQNQELVETDTSINIPYLFRYSKKINKGWVNINPFRGTMVIGTPGSGKSFGIINPAIRQMIAKGFCLCIYDFKFPDLAQIAYYHYLLKKSKDSGYEYDFHVINLNEVEKSKRVNPLKKEYIQTLAEAQEMAESMVSSLQKGGSSSGGGSDAFFTQSAINFLSSSIYFFATYEDGKYSDLPHILSFMNRSYKEIFDTLFTNEEIFSLLSPFKTAYENKAFDQLEGQVGTLKIFLSRLATKESFWVFSGDEVELKITNRENPSILILASDPGTQDINSALYSSVLNRTLRLINSKHNLPGGIIADEFPTIYIHKIDNVVATARSNKVAVLLGLQEIPQLRQFYKKEVADTISAIVGNILSGSARDKNTLEWLEKLFGKIKQKSYSQSISQQGTTTSINEKMDFMIPAGKIATLKTGEMVGMIAQGEENDTEEYKTSAMNGKINLDMKAIKQEEHNYVKMPSYYSFVDKMGNNRKNDVLMTNFRKINKEVELIVNEFTKNEK; encoded by the coding sequence ATGCAGGAACAACAACACCAAATTAAGATTTACGGATTCCTTCAGAAGGCGGTTTATGCGGTCGTGGCATTGGATTGTGCGTCGCTTTTCTACCTCGATGCAGATATTCCTATAGTTTCAAATCTATTGAAAAATTTCTCGAAGATGAGTTTCTTTTACCCACCCATCAACGCAAAGTTTGCGACCCTGATTCTGATTGGATTGGTTGCTGTCGGGACAAAGGCGAAGAAGAAAAAGGATTTGAACATCGCCACGGAAATCGTAATCCCCATGATATTGGGCTTGTTGATGATTTTTTCTTCACTCGTTTGGCAAAACGAGGCAGGAAACTCCAAACTCCCTAAAATTTTTCCTGCACTGAATCTTTATCAGGTCATCTATGCCGTATTGTCTTTTTTGGGTGCAGTAATCCTTCAAATGGGAGCAGACGCCATCTCAAAACTCATGCAACAAAAAATGGGAAAAGACCGATGGAATGTAGAGGAAGAAAGTTTTGCCCAAAATCAGGAACTGGTAGAAACGGACACCTCGATCAATATCCCATATCTCTTCAGATACAGTAAAAAAATCAACAAGGGATGGGTCAATATCAATCCATTTCGTGGGACGATGGTGATTGGAACGCCTGGAAGTGGAAAGTCTTTCGGAATCATCAATCCCGCAATCAGGCAAATGATAGCGAAAGGCTTCTGCCTGTGTATTTACGATTTCAAGTTTCCCGATTTGGCGCAGATTGCCTACTACCATTATCTGTTGAAGAAAAGCAAAGATTCAGGGTATGAATACGATTTTCATGTCATCAATCTGAACGAGGTAGAAAAATCCAAAAGGGTAAATCCATTGAAAAAAGAATACATCCAAACCTTGGCGGAAGCACAGGAAATGGCGGAGTCAATGGTATCGTCGCTCCAAAAGGGAGGTTCAAGTTCGGGAGGCGGCTCCGATGCTTTTTTCACCCAATCTGCCATCAACTTTCTTTCGTCGAGTATCTACTTTTTTGCCACCTACGAGGACGGAAAATATTCGGATTTACCACATATCCTGTCCTTTATGAACCGAAGTTACAAGGAGATTTTTGACACACTTTTTACCAACGAGGAAATATTCTCACTGCTTTCTCCCTTTAAGACGGCGTATGAAAACAAGGCATTTGACCAGTTGGAGGGACAGGTCGGAACCTTGAAGATATTTCTCTCACGATTGGCGACCAAGGAAAGTTTCTGGGTGTTTTCGGGCGACGAAGTGGAACTAAAAATTACGAACAGGGAGAATCCTTCCATCCTGATTTTGGCATCCGATCCAGGAACGCAGGACATCAATTCCGCCCTTTATTCATCGGTTTTAAACAGGACTTTACGACTCATCAACTCCAAACACAATTTGCCGGGAGGAATTATTGCTGACGAGTTTCCCACCATCTACATACATAAAATCGACAACGTGGTGGCGACCGCAAGGAGCAACAAAGTGGCGGTCTTATTGGGACTTCAGGAAATCCCACAACTCCGACAGTTTTACAAAAAAGAAGTTGCCGACACCATTTCCGCCATTGTTGGAAATATCCTTTCAGGTTCCGCAAGGGACAAAAATACTCTGGAATGGCTGGAGAAACTGTTCGGAAAAATCAAGCAAAAATCCTATTCCCAATCCATCTCCCAACAAGGAACGACGACCAGCATCAACGAGAAAATGGACTTTATGATTCCTGCAGGAAAAATTGCGACGCTCAAAACTGGCGAAATGGTCGGAATGATTGCTCAGGGCGAGGAAAACGACACCGAGGAATACAAAACTTCGGCGATGAACGGCAAAATCAATTTGGATATGAAGGCCATCAAACAGGAAGAACACAACTATGTGAAAATGCCTTCCTATTACTCATTTGTCGACAAAATGGGAAACAATAGGAAAAACGATGTCCTGATGACCAACTTCAGAAAAATCAATAAGGAGGTTGAATTAATCGTAAATGAATTTACTAAAAATGAAAAATAG
- a CDS encoding DUF4138 domain-containing protein: MKTAINILLFLISNLFIAQTATKEQVISELPELVITEGVNLHIISPEPIQYVDLSTQKLTGDLPNINIARIKITDAPTNVDPKEKAKTTSLLNGDKIGIITVVGQSFIAQYKAIYRNSENKNTVTNIHIQPEEMQPIELDKTRFSNLELTKFAMDIIQKKTEENPIREQKDLKLSMQLNNVYVISDYIFLDMTFKNSSNLSYDIEDLKFSIEDKKIYKATNNQSIEMTPIFRLYAPKHFRKNFRNIYVFKKFTFPNSKVMMIRLIEEQLSGRTIEMKVNYSDILKADTF, translated from the coding sequence ATGAAAACAGCAATCAATATCCTATTATTCCTTATATCCAACCTTTTTATTGCCCAAACCGCAACCAAGGAACAAGTCATTTCGGAATTGCCCGAACTAGTGATTACGGAGGGCGTCAACCTGCACATCATCTCACCGGAACCCATCCAATATGTGGATTTGTCCACCCAAAAACTCACGGGTGATCTACCGAACATCAATATCGCGAGAATCAAGATCACGGATGCTCCTACCAACGTCGACCCAAAGGAAAAGGCAAAAACCACCTCTTTATTGAATGGCGACAAAATAGGAATAATAACCGTTGTAGGTCAGTCTTTTATTGCCCAATATAAGGCTATTTACAGAAATTCGGAAAATAAAAACACCGTGACCAACATCCATATCCAGCCAGAAGAGATGCAGCCGATTGAACTGGACAAAACCCGTTTTTCCAACTTGGAGCTGACCAAGTTTGCGATGGACATCATCCAGAAGAAGACGGAAGAAAATCCAATCAGGGAGCAAAAAGACCTTAAACTCAGTATGCAGCTCAACAATGTGTACGTTATCAGCGACTACATCTTTCTCGATATGACCTTCAAAAACAGCTCGAACCTGAGTTACGATATCGAAGACCTAAAATTTTCCATCGAGGACAAAAAAATCTACAAGGCGACCAACAATCAAAGCATCGAGATGACACCGATTTTTAGACTTTACGCCCCGAAACATTTCAGGAAAAATTTCAGAAACATCTATGTCTTCAAAAAATTCACTTTTCCGAACAGCAAGGTGATGATGATCCGCCTGATTGAGGAACAACTCTCGGGAAGAACCATCGAGATGAAGGTGAATTATTCAGATATTTTAAAAGCAGATACATTTTAG